One Myxococcus stipitatus DNA segment encodes these proteins:
- a CDS encoding murein hydrolase activator EnvC family protein: MSRLLVLALVTVLASPLALAQQHEQQEQAAVREKLSAQRATLALIESKKLSVLEGLELMEEMVAFSRRRVRALESDLVVFRKRVVLAEREEALLREALRVQLRRLSPRLRTLYRVMRRRPLEVLLSAEDFAALVWRARALEASMSGDLELLRGVQRVAHLQRQSLRELKRLQASLTTRVAFLQEQERLARAQHEALEEVVGSLAGEAELARRAVRELEQADAELTQVVRDLKEGPATSGFGALKGKLPRPTRGIVEVGFGKVVNPRFNTVTVQKGLDIRAPAGAPVQAVAEGTVVYAGALRGYGNLLIVDHGDGYHTLMAHLASILPQLGAPVVAGEVVGEVGDTGSLKGPYLYFEVRKAGQAVDPALWLAPSP; the protein is encoded by the coding sequence ATGAGCCGGCTCCTCGTCCTCGCCCTCGTCACAGTGCTCGCCAGTCCCCTGGCGCTCGCGCAGCAGCACGAGCAGCAGGAGCAGGCGGCGGTGCGCGAGAAGCTCTCCGCGCAGCGCGCGACGCTGGCGCTCATCGAGTCGAAGAAGCTCTCCGTGCTGGAGGGCCTGGAGCTGATGGAGGAGATGGTGGCCTTCTCCCGGCGGCGGGTGCGCGCGCTGGAGTCGGACCTGGTGGTGTTCCGCAAGCGCGTGGTGCTGGCCGAGCGCGAGGAGGCGCTCCTGCGCGAGGCGCTGCGCGTGCAGCTGCGCCGCCTGTCGCCCCGGCTGCGCACCCTGTACCGGGTGATGCGCCGCCGGCCGCTGGAGGTGCTCCTGTCCGCGGAGGACTTCGCCGCGCTGGTGTGGCGCGCGCGGGCGCTGGAGGCCAGCATGTCCGGCGACCTGGAGCTCTTGCGCGGCGTGCAGCGCGTGGCCCACCTGCAGCGCCAGTCGCTGCGGGAGCTCAAGCGGCTCCAGGCCTCGCTGACCACACGCGTCGCCTTCCTCCAGGAGCAGGAGCGGCTGGCCCGCGCCCAACACGAGGCGCTCGAGGAGGTGGTGGGTTCGCTCGCGGGCGAGGCGGAGCTGGCGCGGCGCGCGGTGCGCGAGCTGGAGCAGGCCGACGCGGAGCTCACCCAGGTGGTGCGCGACCTGAAGGAAGGCCCCGCCACCTCCGGCTTCGGCGCGCTGAAGGGCAAGCTGCCCCGCCCCACGCGAGGCATCGTCGAGGTGGGGTTCGGCAAGGTGGTCAACCCGCGCTTCAACACCGTCACCGTGCAGAAGGGGCTGGACATCCGCGCGCCCGCGGGAGCGCCCGTGCAGGCCGTGGCCGAGGGCACCGTCGTCTACGCGGGCGCGCTGCGCGGCTACGGCAACCTGCTCATCGTGGACCACGGCGACGGGTACCACACCCTCATGGCCCACCTGGCCTCCATCCTCCCGCAGCTGGGCGCCCCCGTGGTCGCGGGCGAGGTGGTGGGCGAGGTGGGCGATACCGGCTCGCTCAAGGGGCCCTATCTCTACTTCGAGGTCCGCAAGGCCGGGCAGGCCGTCGACCCCGCGCTCTGGCTGGCTCCTTCGCCCTGA
- a CDS encoding alpha/beta fold hydrolase encodes MDLMDGMQKAVRRVLVARGVESSTAEVGGQAVHYYSLNGQGSGPPVLLVHGLGGSANGFSRTFFGLAKRFSRVVAPDLPGHGFSTEYCGGQVCVRNQFEVLRGFVEQVVRAPGFVVGNSLGGAMSVNLAAEHPEWVRALALVAPAGAELPAEENQALLDAFAVKSPAEARAFTRRLFHQAPLPALLLANELRRFYDTPTVKALTAEVMQTRLSLSPEAVRGLMMPVLFIWGGSERLLPSRSLAWFKSHLPAHAQVRVVEGFGHVPQMERPDALVSHLVRFADASGL; translated from the coding sequence ATGGACCTCATGGACGGGATGCAGAAGGCGGTGCGGCGGGTGCTGGTGGCGCGGGGCGTGGAGTCGTCGACCGCCGAGGTGGGCGGGCAGGCGGTGCATTACTACTCCCTGAATGGGCAGGGGAGCGGGCCCCCAGTGTTGCTCGTCCACGGGTTGGGAGGTTCGGCGAACGGGTTCAGCCGCACGTTCTTCGGGCTGGCGAAGCGCTTCTCACGGGTGGTGGCGCCGGACCTGCCGGGCCATGGCTTCTCCACGGAGTACTGCGGCGGCCAGGTCTGCGTGCGCAACCAGTTCGAGGTGCTGCGCGGCTTCGTGGAGCAGGTGGTGCGGGCGCCGGGCTTCGTGGTGGGCAACTCGCTGGGCGGAGCCATGTCGGTGAACCTGGCGGCGGAGCATCCCGAGTGGGTGCGGGCGCTCGCGCTGGTGGCCCCCGCGGGCGCGGAGCTGCCGGCGGAGGAGAACCAGGCGCTGCTCGACGCCTTCGCGGTGAAGTCGCCCGCCGAGGCGCGGGCCTTCACCCGGCGCCTGTTCCACCAGGCGCCGCTGCCGGCGCTGCTGCTCGCCAACGAGCTGCGGCGCTTCTATGACACACCCACGGTGAAGGCCCTCACCGCCGAGGTGATGCAGACGCGGCTCAGCCTGTCGCCGGAGGCGGTGCGCGGGCTGATGATGCCGGTGTTGTTCATCTGGGGTGGCAGCGAACGGCTGCTGCCCTCGCGCTCGCTGGCCTGGTTCAAGAGCCACCTGCCCGCGCACGCCCAGGTGCGGGTGGTGGAGGGCTTCGGCCACGTGCCGCAGATGGAGCGGCCGGACGCGCTCGTGTCGCACCTGGTGCGCTTCGCGGATGCGTCGGGCCTCTGA
- a CDS encoding S41 family peptidase produces the protein MTGLHQPWRAALAALLLLSGPAAADDKKDAGPRPPGRAERAEKDDATYRQLDTFARVLSYVENNYVEAPDRERLVYGAIQGMLDTLDPHTVFMPPEVFREMKIDTSGEWGGLGIEIARRSERIIVVAPIDDTPAARAGIKAGDELVSIDGESTRGMDVGRAMQKMRGPAGGRVLLGIMRQGFSAPREIAIIRDHIRIVSVEGALYDGIGHVRVKNFQDRTDQYLRKELDRLRGLNGGKELRGVVLDLRNNPGGLLDQAVAVSDRFLAGNVVIVSTRGRDGRNSTEERARDRDTEKDYPLVVLVNGGSASASEIVAGALQDHGRATILGTQTFGKGSVQTVIELEDGSGLKLTIARYYTPKGRSIQERGITPDYLVPDEPNGKTGRDVPREKDLQRHFRAEPAAAPEAPTAAPKGLPDGLKPLDAAASLEDYPLKVALEYLNGRTSPQGRPPARAAGR, from the coding sequence GTGACAGGTCTCCACCAGCCATGGCGCGCGGCGCTGGCCGCGTTGCTCCTGCTGTCCGGGCCCGCGGCCGCTGACGACAAGAAGGACGCGGGGCCCCGGCCTCCGGGGCGCGCGGAGCGGGCGGAGAAGGACGACGCCACCTACCGCCAGCTCGACACCTTCGCGCGCGTGCTGTCCTACGTGGAGAACAACTACGTGGAGGCGCCGGACCGCGAGCGGCTGGTCTACGGCGCCATCCAGGGGATGCTCGACACGCTGGACCCGCACACCGTCTTCATGCCCCCGGAGGTGTTCCGGGAGATGAAGATCGACACGTCGGGGGAGTGGGGCGGCCTGGGCATCGAAATCGCGCGCAGGAGCGAGCGCATCATCGTCGTGGCGCCCATCGACGACACCCCGGCGGCGCGCGCGGGCATCAAGGCCGGCGACGAACTGGTGAGCATCGACGGGGAGTCCACGCGCGGCATGGACGTGGGCCGGGCCATGCAGAAGATGCGCGGTCCGGCGGGCGGGCGCGTGCTGCTGGGCATCATGCGCCAGGGCTTCAGCGCGCCCCGCGAAATCGCCATCATCCGCGACCACATCCGCATCGTCTCCGTGGAGGGAGCGCTGTACGACGGCATCGGCCACGTGCGGGTGAAGAACTTCCAGGACCGCACGGACCAGTACCTGCGCAAGGAGCTGGACCGGCTGCGGGGACTCAACGGCGGCAAGGAGCTGCGCGGCGTGGTGCTGGACCTGCGCAACAACCCCGGGGGCCTGCTCGACCAGGCGGTGGCGGTCAGCGACCGCTTCCTCGCGGGCAACGTCGTCATCGTCTCCACGCGCGGGCGCGACGGCCGCAACTCGACGGAGGAGCGGGCCAGGGATCGCGACACGGAGAAGGACTACCCGCTGGTGGTGCTCGTCAACGGCGGCAGCGCGTCCGCGTCCGAAATCGTCGCCGGCGCGCTCCAGGACCACGGTCGCGCCACCATCCTGGGCACGCAGACCTTCGGCAAGGGTAGCGTGCAGACCGTCATCGAACTGGAGGATGGCTCCGGGTTGAAGCTCACCATCGCGCGCTACTACACGCCCAAGGGGCGCAGCATCCAGGAGCGGGGCATCACCCCGGACTACCTGGTGCCGGACGAGCCCAACGGCAAGACGGGCCGCGACGTGCCCCGCGAGAAGGACCTCCAGCGCCACTTCCGCGCGGAGCCCGCCGCGGCCCCGGAGGCCCCCACGGCCGCGCCCAAGGGGCTGCCCGATGGCCTCAAGCCCCTCGACGCCGCCGCCTCCCTCGAGGACTACCCGTTGAAGGTCGCGCTCGAGTATCTCAACGGGCGGACCTCCCCGCAGGGGCGGCCTCCGGCGCGCGCCGCGGGTCGTTGA
- a CDS encoding PEGA domain-containing protein has protein sequence MRPSSKRAVHAALSGWLAGMLAVGPAAAQTNLPLRLAPRTVAAAASETSVTVVAIPLDAASRTEAARLAYWAEQAVARSGRLELVRLSDALDAQGRQSREAKAAEAAEAMKEGQKAYDELDTQKALEQFDAAAKAFEASDLSRTFGDLARARVMKAASQVANGESTAAQLEIRSILAVDPRAQFSPNFFPPDDMAFVEKERKAALAGSTGSLTVTTEPVPAQVYVDGQFRGVSPVSLTGLTAADHYVTVMAPGFAVGQQRAREGDTALTLAPVASMRSLQTLSEQVARKPEGQERDAALRELGALAGVPQVLALLVSGGAGTAPLQVTALRIEVSDGHNLAYAVGSVPRGDAMATGSEPLLTSLIATDTARLAGKPVTHFPPAVSSNRKTTGYVLMATGVALLAGGIYFGMEASSKEDDFRRAAQNSPRAKDMKDTGKTYALVADIGLLTGLVSAGLGGYFAFAGGGGGSKSPSKTSRVSAPPPEPKARPAASKSSKSDSLAMPPPPKGTRPLNDSLPMPPPPAKQAAPTPAEPPPTPAKAAQDARREDEARREEELRKRREEVERQRRELEERRKQEDADAERQAEATRKREEEAKRQREEEERRKKDEEKKRPSIDEDDLRNY, from the coding sequence ATGCGACCTTCGAGCAAGCGCGCGGTACACGCGGCCCTGAGCGGGTGGCTGGCGGGAATGCTGGCCGTCGGACCGGCCGCCGCGCAGACCAACCTGCCTCTACGACTGGCGCCCCGGACCGTGGCGGCCGCCGCTTCCGAGACCTCCGTCACGGTGGTGGCCATCCCGCTGGACGCGGCCTCGCGCACGGAGGCGGCGCGGCTGGCGTACTGGGCGGAGCAGGCGGTGGCGCGCTCCGGGCGGCTGGAGCTGGTGCGGCTGTCGGACGCCCTGGACGCGCAGGGTCGGCAGTCGCGGGAGGCGAAGGCCGCCGAGGCCGCCGAGGCGATGAAGGAAGGCCAGAAGGCCTACGACGAGCTGGACACCCAGAAGGCGCTCGAGCAGTTCGACGCGGCGGCGAAGGCCTTCGAGGCCAGCGACCTGTCGCGGACGTTCGGCGACCTGGCCCGCGCCCGGGTGATGAAGGCCGCGTCCCAGGTGGCCAACGGCGAGAGCACGGCGGCGCAGCTGGAGATCCGCTCCATCCTCGCGGTGGACCCCCGGGCGCAGTTCTCGCCCAACTTCTTCCCGCCGGACGACATGGCCTTCGTGGAGAAGGAGCGCAAGGCGGCGCTGGCGGGCTCGACGGGCTCGCTGACGGTGACGACGGAGCCGGTGCCGGCGCAGGTGTACGTGGACGGCCAGTTCCGGGGCGTCTCCCCGGTGTCGCTGACGGGCCTGACGGCCGCGGACCACTACGTCACGGTGATGGCCCCGGGCTTCGCGGTGGGGCAGCAGCGGGCGCGCGAGGGTGACACGGCGCTGACGCTCGCGCCGGTGGCGTCCATGCGCTCGCTGCAGACCCTCAGCGAGCAGGTGGCGCGCAAGCCGGAGGGCCAGGAGCGCGACGCGGCCCTGCGGGAGCTGGGCGCGCTCGCGGGCGTGCCCCAGGTGCTCGCCCTGCTGGTGAGCGGTGGCGCGGGCACCGCGCCGCTGCAGGTGACGGCGCTGCGCATCGAGGTGTCGGACGGCCACAACCTCGCCTACGCCGTGGGCTCCGTCCCGCGCGGCGACGCCATGGCCACCGGCTCCGAGCCGCTCCTGACGAGCCTCATCGCCACGGACACGGCGCGCCTGGCCGGCAAGCCGGTGACGCACTTCCCGCCGGCCGTCAGCTCCAACCGCAAGACGACGGGCTACGTGCTGATGGCCACCGGCGTGGCGCTGCTGGCCGGCGGCATCTACTTCGGCATGGAGGCCTCCTCGAAGGAGGACGACTTCCGCCGCGCCGCGCAGAACAGCCCCCGCGCCAAGGACATGAAGGACACGGGCAAGACGTACGCCCTGGTGGCCGACATCGGCCTGCTGACGGGCCTGGTCTCCGCGGGCCTGGGCGGCTACTTCGCGTTCGCTGGAGGAGGTGGTGGTTCGAAGAGCCCCTCGAAGACCTCGCGCGTCAGCGCGCCTCCTCCGGAGCCCAAGGCCCGGCCGGCCGCGTCCAAGTCCAGCAAGAGTGATTCGCTGGCCATGCCGCCACCGCCCAAGGGCACCCGGCCGCTGAACGACTCGCTGCCCATGCCGCCGCCCCCGGCGAAGCAGGCCGCCCCGACGCCGGCCGAACCGCCGCCCACTCCCGCGAAGGCGGCCCAGGACGCGCGCCGCGAGGACGAGGCCCGGCGCGAGGAGGAGCTGCGCAAGCGCCGCGAGGAGGTGGAGCGTCAGCGCCGGGAGCTGGAGGAGCGCCGCAAGCAGGAGGACGCGGACGCCGAGCGCCAGGCCGAGGCCACGCGCAAGCGCGAGGAGGAGGCCAAGCGCCAGCGCGAGGAGGAGGAGCGGCGCAAGAAGGATGAAGAGAAGAAGCGGCCGTCCATCGACGAAGACGATCTCCGGAATTACTAG
- a CDS encoding D-alanine--D-alanine ligase — protein sequence MGKRVGVLMGGWGEEREISLKTGEAVVAALESRGHRVTRVFAGPGLDRALRAAELDVAFVALHGRMGEDGRVQGLLELLELPYTGSGVLASALAMNKPMAKKLFRLHNLPTPQGYRVGRDEAARVAELHGDLGFPCVVKPACGGSSVGLAVVREPGALVDAVAQACRYGGQALVERFVPGREVTVGILGDAVLGSCEIATPREGFDFDAKYKGGARCHLPPRLSATRVANVEALALAAWRALGCRGYGRVDLLCSDTENDVVLEVNTLPGFTPTSLLSRIAAHAGVDFPELVDRILALATRDEAGILDAPAVAPAPTVAEPRRAVS from the coding sequence ATGGGCAAGCGCGTTGGAGTGCTGATGGGTGGATGGGGCGAGGAGCGGGAGATTTCGCTCAAGACGGGAGAGGCCGTGGTGGCGGCCCTCGAGTCCCGTGGCCACCGGGTCACCCGCGTCTTCGCGGGGCCGGGGCTGGACCGGGCCTTGCGCGCGGCGGAGCTGGACGTGGCCTTCGTGGCGCTGCACGGGCGCATGGGCGAGGACGGCCGGGTGCAGGGGCTGTTGGAGCTGCTGGAGCTGCCGTACACCGGCTCCGGCGTGCTCGCCTCGGCGCTGGCCATGAACAAGCCCATGGCGAAGAAGCTCTTCCGGCTGCACAACCTGCCCACGCCCCAGGGCTACCGCGTGGGCCGGGACGAGGCGGCGCGCGTGGCGGAGCTGCACGGCGACCTGGGCTTCCCCTGCGTGGTGAAGCCCGCGTGCGGCGGCTCGTCGGTGGGGCTCGCCGTGGTGCGCGAGCCCGGCGCGCTCGTCGACGCGGTGGCCCAGGCGTGCCGCTACGGAGGCCAGGCCCTGGTGGAGCGCTTCGTCCCCGGCCGCGAGGTGACGGTGGGCATCCTCGGCGACGCGGTGCTGGGCAGCTGCGAAATCGCCACCCCCCGCGAGGGCTTCGACTTCGACGCCAAGTACAAGGGCGGCGCGCGCTGCCACCTGCCGCCCCGGCTGTCCGCCACCCGCGTGGCCAACGTGGAGGCCCTGGCGCTCGCGGCCTGGCGCGCGCTGGGCTGCCGCGGCTACGGCCGCGTGGACCTGCTGTGCTCCGACACGGAGAACGACGTCGTCCTGGAGGTGAACACCCTGCCGGGCTTCACCCCCACCAGCCTCCTGTCCAGGATTGCCGCCCACGCCGGCGTGGACTTCCCGGAGCTCGTCGACCGAATCCTCGCGCTCGCCACCCGCGACGAGGCGGGTATCCTCGACGCCCCCGCTGTCGCACCAGCCCCCACCGTCGCCGAACCCCGCCGCGCCGTCAGCTGA
- a CDS encoding cellulose synthase family protein: protein MTTVEIIFLGVYFSVLCVLAVYGSHRYRMAFLYYRHKFKLPTPKGPLKELPRVTIQLPIFNEMYVVERLVESVCRIDYPRELLEIQVLDDSTDETCGIARACVERHRQKGHDIVYLHRTNREGFKAGALENGLKTAKGDFVAVFDADFVPSPDFLLRTVPFFSDDKVGMVQVRWGHLNREFSILTQAQSIFLDGHFIIEHTARNRSGCFFNFNGTAGIWRRGTIADAGGWQHDTLTEDLDLSYRAQLKGWQFVFLPEVISPAEVPVDMNAFKSQQHRWAKGSIQTAKKLLPTILKSKLPLAVKREAFFHLTNNMAYLLMVLLSVLMPISMVVRFQHGLYGTLFLDLPFFITATASVCFFYVAAQRERGVHGWEQLKYLPFLMSLGIGLAINNAKAVAEALLNQQSGFARTPKTGAEGKKVIAVKKAYRGSKTLMPVVELLFAAYFSGALWFAIDARIYTSVPFIVLFLGGFLYVGASSLLQGLAGRVKLADPSASVNAAEEQARRAA, encoded by the coding sequence ATGACCACCGTCGAGATCATCTTCCTGGGCGTCTATTTCAGCGTCCTGTGCGTGCTGGCGGTCTACGGCTCGCACCGGTACCGGATGGCGTTCCTGTACTACCGGCACAAGTTCAAGCTGCCGACGCCCAAGGGCCCGCTGAAGGAGCTTCCGCGCGTCACCATCCAGCTGCCCATCTTCAACGAGATGTACGTGGTGGAGCGCCTGGTGGAGTCGGTGTGTCGTATCGACTACCCGCGCGAGCTGCTGGAAATCCAGGTCCTCGACGATTCGACGGACGAGACGTGTGGCATCGCCCGCGCGTGCGTGGAGCGGCACCGGCAGAAGGGCCACGACATCGTCTACCTCCACCGCACCAACCGCGAGGGCTTCAAGGCGGGGGCGCTGGAGAACGGCCTGAAGACGGCCAAGGGCGACTTCGTCGCGGTGTTCGACGCGGACTTCGTGCCCAGCCCGGACTTCCTGCTGCGCACCGTGCCGTTCTTCTCCGACGACAAGGTGGGCATGGTGCAGGTGCGCTGGGGCCACCTCAACCGTGAGTTCTCCATCCTCACGCAGGCCCAGAGCATCTTCCTCGACGGCCACTTCATCATCGAGCACACGGCGCGCAACCGCTCCGGCTGCTTCTTCAACTTCAACGGCACCGCGGGCATCTGGCGCCGGGGCACCATCGCCGACGCCGGCGGGTGGCAGCACGACACGCTGACCGAGGACCTGGACCTGAGCTACCGCGCCCAGCTCAAGGGCTGGCAGTTCGTGTTCCTCCCGGAGGTCATCTCCCCGGCCGAGGTGCCGGTGGACATGAACGCCTTCAAGAGCCAGCAGCACCGCTGGGCCAAGGGCTCCATCCAGACGGCGAAGAAGCTCCTGCCCACCATCCTCAAGAGCAAGCTGCCGCTGGCGGTCAAGCGCGAGGCGTTCTTCCACCTCACCAACAACATGGCGTACCTGTTGATGGTGCTGCTGTCGGTGCTGATGCCCATCAGCATGGTGGTGCGCTTCCAGCACGGCCTGTACGGCACGCTGTTCCTGGACCTGCCGTTCTTCATCACCGCCACCGCGAGCGTGTGCTTCTTCTACGTGGCCGCTCAGCGCGAGCGGGGCGTGCATGGCTGGGAGCAGCTCAAGTACCTGCCCTTCCTGATGAGCCTGGGCATCGGCCTGGCCATCAACAACGCGAAGGCCGTGGCGGAGGCGCTGCTCAACCAGCAGTCGGGCTTCGCCCGCACGCCGAAGACGGGCGCCGAGGGCAAGAAGGTCATCGCGGTGAAGAAGGCGTACCGCGGCAGCAAGACGCTGATGCCGGTGGTGGAGCTGCTGTTCGCGGCCTACTTCTCCGGCGCGCTGTGGTTCGCCATCGACGCGCGCATCTACACGTCCGTGCCCTTCATCGTCCTGTTCCTGGGCGGCTTCCTGTACGTGGGCGCCTCCAGCCTGCTGCAGGGCCTGGCGGGGCGGGTGAAGCTGGCCGACCCGAGCGCCTCGGTGAACGCCGCCGAGGAGCAGGCCCGCCGCGCGGCGTAG
- a CDS encoding PEGA domain-containing protein — protein sequence MSFRRCVLLSLVAVLAMPSSAFAQEDDLLAPLTPQSSKSSSKPKTKTKVVKKKKPEKTAKKPSKTKTPTATARGSKSKKPAPAAAAPEDDLLAPLAPMKTELVVSITGNVRGAKLTLDGRDVGALSAAPLNLEVSPGEHTLLVRKPGYADYTRRVDAKAGVPTEVRVALDPSMGIAQAVADVAGTILVVDGVEVGPVPQRDVLLKPGRREIEFRAPGFKPDTYTINVLAGTPYELAGRMRPLVDSAVASREGDAPTRSSLDPTRSAVTDDSTDALSFPDPSEPEVSEDTSKPWYSRWYVWAGVGAVVAAGTVGAVMATQDPGIKAANPTTICGGPCDGTVGGARSVRRQGAFSVPKLSTVRF from the coding sequence ATGAGCTTCCGACGCTGCGTCCTTCTCTCCCTGGTGGCCGTCCTGGCGATGCCGTCCTCCGCGTTCGCGCAGGAGGACGACCTGCTCGCTCCCCTCACGCCCCAGTCGTCGAAGTCCTCCTCGAAGCCGAAGACGAAGACGAAGGTGGTGAAGAAGAAGAAGCCGGAGAAGACGGCGAAGAAGCCCTCGAAGACCAAGACTCCGACGGCCACGGCCCGGGGCTCCAAGTCGAAGAAGCCCGCGCCAGCCGCCGCCGCGCCGGAAGATGATCTGCTGGCGCCGCTGGCCCCCATGAAGACGGAGCTGGTGGTGTCCATCACCGGCAATGTCCGGGGCGCGAAGCTGACGCTGGACGGGCGCGACGTGGGGGCGCTCTCCGCCGCGCCGCTGAACCTGGAGGTCTCCCCGGGCGAGCACACGCTGTTGGTCCGCAAGCCGGGCTACGCGGACTACACGCGGCGCGTCGACGCCAAGGCGGGGGTTCCCACGGAGGTGCGCGTGGCGCTGGATCCCTCCATGGGCATCGCCCAGGCGGTGGCGGACGTCGCCGGCACCATCCTGGTGGTGGATGGCGTCGAGGTGGGGCCGGTGCCCCAGCGCGACGTCCTGCTCAAGCCGGGCCGCCGCGAAATCGAGTTCCGCGCGCCAGGCTTCAAGCCGGACACGTACACCATCAACGTGCTGGCCGGCACGCCCTACGAGCTGGCCGGCCGCATGCGGCCCCTGGTGGACTCCGCCGTCGCCAGCCGCGAGGGCGACGCGCCCACGCGGTCCTCGCTCGACCCCACGCGCAGCGCGGTGACCGACGACTCGACCGACGCGCTGTCCTTCCCCGACCCGTCGGAGCCGGAGGTGTCGGAGGACACGAGCAAGCCCTGGTACAGCCGGTGGTACGTCTGGGCCGGCGTGGGCGCGGTGGTGGCCGCGGGCACCGTGGGCGCGGTGATGGCGACGCAGGACCCGGGCATCAAGGCCGCCAACCCGACCACCATCTGCGGCGGCCCGTGTGACGGCACCGTCGGCGGCGCGCGTTCCGTCCGCCGGCAGGGCGCCTTCAGCGTCCCGAAGCTCAGCACCGTCCGCTTCTGA